One Aerococcus urinaeequi DNA segment encodes these proteins:
- a CDS encoding V0D/AC39 family V-type ATPase subunit, translating to MKLDNYTAIDTKIHGMRKHLLTSEKIEAHGNIRTLNELYALITENPSYKKAADVLKTDVSSREDIELMLNYGNFFEFLKIYRFASLQQRAFLKRYAMFFEAWFIKHTLRTVVNRGETSVIMSPVTHYLDDNRGFKTTDLIMATDVKTVVDALADTIYGPFFQQYSNLFSQNDYERYEFEIAFDQFVIQQIWQGGKKYLTGESLTGFKKLFGARFDILNIFTIYRLKFLYQLSDNEVTSALVDAHYRLNDEYVDRLLQAPDIRNFEITVAELGYGDIFEHLSTEESLQKYEEAFLRSLQSHLANRAPRSMFAIINYLEDSRRALLMLEELTERITYKNISPIERSLNQ from the coding sequence ATGAAATTGGATAACTATACTGCTATAGACACAAAAATTCATGGTATGCGAAAGCATTTATTGACCAGTGAGAAAATCGAGGCTCATGGGAATATTCGTACATTAAATGAATTGTACGCATTAATCACCGAAAATCCTTCTTACAAAAAGGCAGCAGACGTTCTAAAAACTGATGTCTCTTCGCGAGAAGATATTGAGTTGATGCTTAATTACGGCAATTTCTTTGAGTTTTTAAAGATATATCGATTTGCGTCTTTGCAACAACGCGCTTTCCTTAAGCGATATGCAATGTTTTTTGAGGCTTGGTTTATCAAACATACCTTAAGAACCGTCGTAAATCGTGGTGAAACATCCGTCATCATGAGTCCAGTGACCCATTATCTCGATGATAATCGCGGATTCAAAACGACAGATTTAATCATGGCAACTGACGTAAAAACAGTTGTGGATGCACTTGCTGACACCATTTACGGACCTTTTTTCCAACAATATAGTAACTTATTTAGTCAAAATGACTATGAGCGCTATGAATTCGAAATTGCCTTTGACCAATTTGTCATTCAACAAATTTGGCAAGGCGGTAAAAAATATCTAACCGGTGAGTCATTAACAGGTTTTAAAAAACTATTCGGCGCCCGCTTTGATATCTTAAATATTTTTACAATTTATCGTTTGAAATTCCTCTACCAATTAAGTGACAACGAAGTGACTTCTGCTCTAGTGGATGCTCATTATCGCTTAAATGATGAGTATGTTGATCGATTGCTACAAGCACCTGATATTCGTAATTTTGAAATAACAGTTGCAGAGCTTGGTTATGGTGATATTTTTGAACATTTATCAACTGAGGAATCCCTTCAAAAATATGAAGAAGCATTTTTAAGATCTTTACAAAGTCATCTAGCAAATAGAGCTCCAAGATCTATGTTTGCAATTATTAATTATTTAGAAGATAGTCGTCGCGCACTACTAATGTTAGAAGAATTAACCGAACGAATTACATATAAAAACATCTCACCTATAGAAAGGAGTTTAAATCAATGA
- a CDS encoding V-type ATP synthase subunit I: MITEMRLVNITGPRDDIDRMADRYLTHYPIHLENALKELSEIRTLRPYTSPNPYEPWEERIDNLLDYTNVEHGKDIHLDKPMTFDQAKALVNEVEESLQHEREAIAKVQAAHDEANESLLMFRPFQSIDFTLDKIYEMNHIKFRFGRFTRENYRKFEKYVDTMVPAIFVKSEETEKYVYGVYFTPDEARQRVDALLFSLAWERIYLPEETGSFREITHKYQNLVEDTESQLIQLKRKMRALVTPVAPNLLAAKSRLMDLSQAFGVRKFAAITREEFAQKETRYLLIGWMSQSDAQKFSDEVKNDPNVTMYIEDEDDNSHLNPPTKMKNNFLIRPFELLTKMYGVPNYREIDPTAIVGISYSLLFGAMFGDVGQGLILFLVGLVGFFNKKLRPIGMLAPIGLSSTIFGFLYGSIFGFEDVIHALWLHPMTHMTDIPFFGSLNTVFIVAVAFGMFMILATMIVNIVQRFNAGEKWEAILDKNGIAGFIFYFVLVAMLILYMSGHTIPAIGILIAILALALITIAFKEEIIHKLENHKEKNGDNIVIKALTIFFETFETLLTYFSNSISFVRVGAFAISHGAMMSVVLMFAGAENSGNINWLVIILGNLFVTGFEGLVVAIQVLRLEFYEIFSHFYRGDGIEFKNIWIKD, translated from the coding sequence ATGATAACCGAAATGCGCTTAGTCAATATTACCGGTCCTCGTGACGATATTGACCGGATGGCGGATCGTTACTTGACCCACTATCCTATTCATTTAGAAAATGCATTGAAGGAGTTGTCAGAGATTCGAACACTTCGTCCCTATACAAGTCCAAACCCTTACGAACCTTGGGAAGAACGAATTGATAACTTATTAGACTACACAAACGTTGAGCATGGTAAAGACATTCACTTGGACAAACCCATGACCTTTGATCAAGCAAAAGCTTTAGTAAACGAAGTTGAAGAAAGCTTGCAACATGAACGAGAAGCCATTGCTAAGGTGCAAGCAGCACATGATGAAGCAAATGAAAGCTTGTTAATGTTTAGACCTTTCCAATCGATTGACTTTACATTGGATAAAATTTACGAAATGAACCACATTAAATTCCGTTTCGGTCGTTTCACTCGTGAAAACTACCGTAAGTTCGAAAAATATGTGGACACAATGGTGCCAGCAATCTTCGTGAAGAGTGAAGAAACTGAAAAATACGTTTATGGTGTCTACTTCACACCAGATGAAGCGCGCCAACGCGTTGATGCTCTTCTATTCTCACTAGCTTGGGAACGAATTTACCTTCCTGAAGAAACTGGTAGCTTCCGTGAAATTACCCATAAATACCAAAACCTAGTGGAAGATACTGAAAGCCAGTTAATCCAATTGAAGCGTAAAATGCGTGCTTTAGTAACGCCAGTTGCACCTAATTTATTAGCTGCTAAGAGTCGTTTAATGGATTTATCTCAAGCCTTTGGTGTTCGTAAATTTGCAGCAATTACCCGTGAGGAATTCGCGCAAAAAGAAACACGTTACTTATTAATCGGTTGGATGTCTCAATCTGATGCGCAAAAATTCAGCGATGAAGTGAAAAACGATCCAAACGTGACTATGTATATCGAAGATGAAGATGACAACAGTCATTTGAATCCACCTACAAAAATGAAGAACAATTTTCTAATCCGCCCTTTTGAGTTACTAACCAAAATGTACGGCGTTCCAAACTACCGTGAAATTGATCCAACAGCGATTGTAGGTATTTCTTACTCCCTTCTTTTTGGTGCCATGTTCGGAGACGTGGGTCAGGGATTAATTCTATTTCTTGTAGGGCTTGTCGGATTCTTCAATAAGAAATTACGCCCTATCGGTATGTTAGCGCCAATTGGATTAAGTTCAACTATCTTTGGTTTCCTTTACGGATCAATCTTTGGATTTGAAGATGTTATCCATGCATTATGGCTACATCCTATGACACACATGACAGACATCCCCTTCTTCGGAAGCTTAAATACTGTATTTATTGTTGCAGTCGCCTTTGGTATGTTCATGATCCTCGCAACAATGATCGTCAACATCGTGCAACGCTTTAATGCCGGAGAAAAATGGGAAGCCATTCTTGATAAGAACGGTATTGCCGGATTCATTTTCTACTTTGTATTAGTAGCTATGTTAATCCTTTACATGTCTGGACACACAATTCCAGCAATTGGCATCTTAATCGCTATCCTAGCTTTAGCATTAATCACAATTGCCTTTAAAGAGGAAATCATTCACAAGTTGGAAAACCATAAAGAGAAAAATGGTGACAACATCGTGATTAAAGCATTAACGATCTTCTTTGAGACATTCGAAACCCTATTAACTTACTTCTCTAACTCAATTTCATTCGTCCGTGTGGGTGCGTTTGCTATTTCCCATGGTGCAATGATGAGTGTGGTATTAATGTTTGCAGGTGCTGAAAATAGTGGCAACATCAACTGGTTGGTCATTATCTTAGGTAACTTGTTTGTAACTGGTTTTGAAGGATTAGTCGTGGCAATTCAAGTTTTACGTCTTGAATTTTATGAAATTTTCAGTCACTTCTATCGTGGCGATGGTATTGAATTTAAAAATATTTGGATTAAAGATTAA
- a CDS encoding ATP synthase subunit C — MTTELLIKLTMVATFVLGFVLPFGYFYTGKKTKNRYKKSLTTNLVFVVAGILIAIVLAYNPEVALASTGAAAETAGDAAGLATGLGYIAAALSTGLSCVGGGIAVASAASAALGAISEDGSIFGRSLIFVGLAEGVALYGLIISFMILGQL, encoded by the coding sequence ATGACAACAGAATTATTAATTAAACTGACAATGGTTGCAACTTTCGTATTGGGTTTTGTTTTACCATTTGGTTACTTCTACACAGGCAAAAAAACAAAAAATCGTTACAAAAAATCATTAACTACTAACTTAGTATTCGTTGTAGCTGGTATCTTAATTGCTATCGTATTAGCTTACAACCCAGAAGTTGCTTTAGCATCAACTGGTGCTGCTGCAGAAACTGCTGGTGACGCTGCTGGTTTAGCAACAGGTCTTGGTTACATCGCTGCTGCCTTATCAACTGGTTTATCGTGTGTTGGTGGTGGTATCGCCGTTGCCTCTGCTGCTTCAGCTGCCCTAGGTGCTATTTCAGAAGATGGTTCAATCTTCGGTCGTTCATTAATCTTCGTTGGTCTTGCTGAAGGGGTTGCCCTTTACGGTTTGATCATCTCATTCATGATTTTAGGTCAACTATAA
- a CDS encoding V-type ATP synthase subunit F, which produces MKAYVICDNLDTLTGLRLVGIEGEIVKPAEFEPAFKRAVADKGIGILYLSPSLIESNQDLVNDVRFNQATPLITSVLGANEYQNATNTIAETIQHAIGIQL; this is translated from the coding sequence ATGAAAGCTTACGTAATCTGTGATAACTTAGACACTTTGACTGGATTGCGATTAGTAGGTATTGAAGGTGAAATTGTAAAGCCTGCGGAATTTGAACCTGCCTTTAAACGTGCAGTAGCAGATAAAGGTATTGGCATTCTTTATCTTTCGCCTTCTCTAATTGAAAGCAATCAAGACCTTGTAAATGATGTTCGCTTTAACCAAGCAACACCACTTATCACTTCAGTCTTAGGTGCAAATGAATATCAAAATGCGACCAATACCATTGCAGAAACAATTCAACATGCAATTGGTATCCAATTATAG
- a CDS encoding V-type ATP synthase subunit E produces the protein MDLEDKFAYFETQVNQQAQDIIDEQVNQYRATLQKDYDEFVKNTNQEFDAKFVNAKKDMRKELNKNISQSQIHLQRDLYLQEEKLKKTLFADFNDAIQNYMQTDEYRNQLVVMINNLKDYAEKNREELVVYINHSDQGMIETLFEETNANIQISDREFLGGVRGVLKDRQVLIDYSFSTLLANVEDSFTIKEVDD, from the coding sequence ATGGATTTAGAAGATAAATTTGCTTATTTTGAAACGCAAGTCAACCAACAAGCGCAAGATATTATTGACGAACAAGTCAATCAATACCGAGCAACTTTGCAAAAAGACTATGATGAATTTGTGAAAAATACAAATCAAGAGTTTGATGCAAAATTTGTAAACGCCAAAAAAGATATGCGTAAAGAGTTAAATAAAAACATTTCTCAAAGTCAAATTCACTTACAACGTGACTTGTACTTACAAGAAGAAAAGTTGAAAAAAACGCTATTCGCTGATTTCAACGATGCGATTCAAAATTACATGCAAACAGATGAATACCGCAACCAATTAGTTGTGATGATTAATAACTTAAAAGACTATGCAGAAAAAAATCGTGAAGAGTTGGTTGTTTACATCAACCATTCAGATCAAGGTATGATTGAAACTTTATTTGAAGAAACAAATGCAAATATTCAAATTTCAGACCGTGAGTTTTTAGGGGGCGTCCGTGGTGTCTTGAAAGACCGTCAAGTGTTGATTGACTACTCTTTCTCTACCCTATTAGCGAACGTTGAAGATAGCTTTACTATCAAGGAGGTTGATGACTAG
- a CDS encoding V-type ATP synthase subunit A, translating into MANENLIYSISGPIVKIAGPTDLSMQEMVHVGEDKLVGEVISINEKETTIQVYEETAGIRPGERVYGTTMPIKVQLGPGLINNIYDGIERPLVEIEKQSGYMIKRGVQVDSLDKSTLWHVKPVVKVGDQVSGGGIIAEIPESNAITHKVLVPPTTVGEVVEVVAEGDYTIEDILVKVRRFNGDIDEIKAYQEWPIRQARPVASRFESTTPLVTGQRIIDSVFPIAKGGTAAIPGGFGTGKTTMQHQIAKYADADVIVYIGCGERGNEMTEVLEDFSKLIDPRSNAPLMERTVLIANTSNMPVAAREASIYTGLTIAEYYRDMGYDVAIMADSTSRWAEALRELSGRLEEMPAEEGFPAYLASRIATFYERAGYMRNLNQSEGSVSIIGAVSPQGGDFSEPVTQNTKRFVRCFWGLDSELAHKRHYPAINWMNSYSQYVDDLGAWYTANVSEKFLANRAEMMALLHEEDQLMEVVKLIGSDVLPDHQKLVLQTARVFREGFLQQNTFHKVDSAVPMAKQEKMMEVILYLHHRAKSLIQWGMPMSYLNKSSIFTDVINMKYTTSNNNIDDFNHYFEDIDAFYEKAMQENG; encoded by the coding sequence ATGGCAAACGAAAATTTAATTTATTCAATTTCGGGTCCAATCGTTAAAATCGCTGGTCCAACCGACTTATCTATGCAAGAGATGGTCCACGTTGGTGAAGACAAATTAGTTGGGGAAGTTATTTCCATCAATGAAAAAGAAACCACTATCCAAGTGTACGAAGAAACTGCGGGTATCCGTCCAGGAGAACGCGTTTACGGTACAACAATGCCGATTAAAGTACAGTTAGGCCCTGGTCTAATCAATAATATCTATGATGGTATTGAACGTCCTTTAGTTGAAATTGAAAAACAATCCGGATACATGATCAAACGTGGTGTTCAAGTAGATTCGCTTGATAAATCAACTTTATGGCACGTGAAGCCAGTTGTTAAAGTCGGTGACCAAGTTTCTGGTGGTGGAATTATCGCCGAAATCCCAGAATCTAACGCCATTACCCATAAAGTATTGGTACCACCTACAACTGTTGGTGAAGTCGTAGAAGTAGTTGCTGAAGGTGACTATACTATCGAAGATATCTTGGTTAAAGTTCGTCGATTCAACGGTGACATTGATGAAATCAAAGCTTATCAAGAATGGCCAATCCGTCAAGCACGTCCTGTTGCTTCTCGTTTCGAGTCAACTACACCACTTGTAACTGGTCAACGGATTATCGACTCAGTCTTCCCTATCGCTAAAGGTGGTACTGCTGCGATTCCTGGTGGTTTCGGTACTGGGAAAACGACTATGCAACATCAGATTGCAAAATATGCTGATGCAGATGTTATTGTCTACATTGGTTGTGGTGAACGTGGTAACGAAATGACCGAAGTACTTGAAGACTTCTCAAAATTGATTGACCCTCGTTCAAATGCGCCTTTGATGGAACGTACAGTTTTAATTGCCAACACTTCTAACATGCCGGTAGCAGCCCGTGAAGCCTCTATTTATACAGGTTTAACGATCGCTGAATACTACCGTGATATGGGTTATGACGTAGCGATCATGGCCGATTCAACTTCTCGATGGGCTGAAGCTTTACGTGAGTTATCTGGTCGACTTGAAGAAATGCCCGCTGAAGAAGGTTTCCCTGCATACTTAGCTAGTCGTATTGCTACTTTCTATGAGCGTGCAGGTTACATGCGTAACTTAAACCAATCAGAAGGTTCAGTATCGATTATCGGTGCTGTGTCACCTCAAGGTGGGGACTTCTCTGAGCCAGTTACCCAAAATACCAAACGTTTCGTACGTTGTTTCTGGGGGCTAGATTCAGAACTTGCCCATAAACGTCACTACCCTGCCATCAACTGGATGAATTCTTATAGTCAGTACGTGGATGATTTAGGTGCTTGGTATACTGCCAACGTTTCTGAAAAATTCCTAGCTAACCGTGCTGAAATGATGGCTCTTTTACACGAAGAAGATCAATTAATGGAAGTTGTAAAACTAATTGGTTCTGATGTCTTACCTGACCACCAAAAATTAGTCTTACAAACTGCGCGTGTCTTCCGTGAAGGTTTCTTACAACAAAACACCTTCCATAAAGTCGACTCTGCGGTTCCTATGGCTAAACAAGAAAAAATGATGGAAGTTATTTTATACTTACATCACCGGGCTAAATCATTGATTCAATGGGGTATGCCAATGTCTTATCTAAACAAATCAAGTATTTTCACGGATGTCATCAATATGAAATACACTACTTCAAATAATAATATAGATGATTTTAATCACTACTTTGAAGATATTGATGCCTTCTATGAAAAAGCAATGCAAGAGAACGGTTAA
- a CDS encoding V-type ATP synthase subunit B codes for MAIEYLGLNSINGPLVVVDGVRGAAYNDIVRFRVNGNEEKLGQIITMEGEKAIIQVFDSTTSMSLDNTHTQFTGHGLEIELAPEIQGRVFDGIGRPIDNLGPVHSDIKRDVNGAPLNPVSRVYPRDYIETGFSAIDGLMTLIRGQKLPIFSGDGMSHNQVAAQIVKQAKLGEDSDEEFAVVFAAMGVKHDIADYFRRSFEESGAMDHVTMFVNTADDPVMERLITPRVALTTAEYLAYDLGKHVLVILTDMTSFAEALREVSSAKQEIPSRKGYPGYLYSELATIYERAGIVKGKPGSVTQIPILTMPNDDITHPIPDLTGYITEGQIVLDRVIEGKNVYPPVGILPSLSRLMKDGIGEGFTREDHSDVANQLFASYSGANEAKSLASVIGEEELSDVDKLYLKFGELFEQKFVGQGQDETRTIQETLDLGWQLLGIFPREELTRMDTEILDKYYKNTADEVLNQQTTDKPLV; via the coding sequence ATGGCAATAGAATATCTAGGATTAAATTCCATTAATGGTCCTCTAGTAGTTGTAGACGGTGTTAGAGGCGCTGCATATAATGATATCGTACGCTTTCGCGTGAATGGCAACGAAGAAAAGTTAGGTCAAATTATTACAATGGAAGGCGAAAAAGCCATCATTCAAGTATTTGACTCAACTACTTCAATGTCTTTAGATAATACACATACTCAATTTACTGGTCACGGATTAGAAATCGAACTGGCACCAGAAATTCAAGGGCGTGTCTTTGATGGTATCGGTCGTCCAATCGACAATTTAGGACCTGTCCACTCTGACATCAAACGTGATGTCAACGGTGCCCCACTTAACCCAGTATCTCGTGTTTACCCACGTGACTATATTGAAACTGGTTTCTCTGCAATTGATGGGTTGATGACTTTGATTCGTGGTCAAAAATTACCAATCTTCTCTGGTGATGGTATGAGCCATAACCAAGTAGCTGCTCAAATTGTTAAACAAGCCAAATTAGGTGAAGATTCTGATGAAGAATTCGCGGTTGTATTTGCTGCAATGGGTGTAAAACATGATATTGCTGACTACTTCCGCCGTTCATTTGAAGAATCTGGTGCCATGGACCACGTAACCATGTTCGTGAACACCGCCGATGATCCCGTTATGGAACGTCTAATCACGCCTCGTGTGGCCCTAACAACGGCTGAATACCTGGCTTATGATTTAGGTAAACATGTGTTAGTTATCTTAACGGATATGACTTCTTTTGCTGAGGCGTTACGTGAAGTATCTTCAGCAAAACAAGAAATTCCTTCTCGTAAAGGTTACCCAGGTTACCTTTACTCTGAATTGGCTACTATTTATGAACGTGCGGGTATCGTTAAAGGTAAACCAGGTTCAGTAACGCAAATTCCCATTTTGACCATGCCTAATGATGATATCACGCACCCTATTCCTGATCTTACTGGTTATATTACTGAAGGACAAATTGTATTAGACCGTGTGATTGAAGGTAAAAATGTTTATCCACCAGTTGGGATTCTCCCCTCACTATCTCGTTTGATGAAAGATGGTATTGGTGAAGGATTTACCCGTGAAGACCACTCTGATGTAGCTAACCAATTATTCGCTTCTTATTCTGGTGCTAACGAGGCTAAATCTTTAGCTTCTGTTATCGGGGAAGAAGAGTTATCGGATGTTGATAAACTTTACCTTAAATTTGGTGAGTTATTCGAACAAAAATTTGTTGGTCAAGGCCAAGATGAAACAAGAACCATCCAAGAGACATTGGACTTAGGTTGGCAATTACTAGGTATTTTCCCACGTGAAGAATTGACACGTATGGATACTGAAATCCTTGATAAATACTACAAAAATACAGCTGATGAGGTATTAAACCAACAAACAACTGACAAGCCCCTAGTATAA
- a CDS encoding V-type ATP synthase subunit D, whose amino-acid sequence MDINNTPTKGNLMQIQKTLDLSRNGYLLMDRKRIILMNELIDLLNKASGLQDDLKKAYELAYHKLSIAAYENGILSVHNASTNVSVEDDIQLKVRSVMGSEVPEINYKPRPMKPAYSFYDNTVAIDEARIAFRRVKELLIQIAEVENAAYRLANNMQKTQKRVNALQNVTIPQLEGAQKSISSALEEKEREEFTRLKVVKRILNSKK is encoded by the coding sequence ATGGATATTAATAACACCCCTACCAAGGGGAACTTAATGCAGATTCAAAAGACATTAGATCTTTCCCGTAACGGTTATCTATTGATGGACCGGAAAAGGATTATCTTGATGAATGAGTTGATTGATTTGCTAAATAAGGCCTCCGGCTTACAGGATGACCTTAAAAAGGCTTATGAGTTGGCTTATCATAAATTGTCAATTGCTGCTTATGAAAATGGTATTTTAAGCGTACATAATGCATCAACTAACGTGAGTGTTGAAGACGATATCCAATTAAAAGTACGTAGTGTCATGGGTTCAGAGGTGCCGGAAATTAATTACAAACCTCGACCTATGAAGCCCGCCTACTCATTCTATGACAATACAGTGGCTATTGATGAAGCAAGGATTGCCTTTCGTCGGGTAAAAGAATTGCTGATTCAAATCGCTGAAGTTGAGAATGCGGCTTATCGTTTAGCGAACAACATGCAGAAAACACAAAAACGTGTAAATGCCCTTCAAAACGTGACCATTCCACAATTGGAAGGTGCGCAAAAATCTATTTCTTCTGCGCTTGAAGAGAAAGAACGTGAAGAATTTACCCGTCTTAAAGTGGTTAAACGCATCTTAAATAGCAAAAAGTAA
- a CDS encoding YebC/PmpR family DNA-binding transcriptional regulator, which yields MAGHNKWSKIKNKKGATDAKRAKVFQKLSREIYVATKAGGPDPESNPSLRLVMDKAKAANMPNDNVNRAIEKGSSNNAGEDYDEITYEGYGPGGIAILVETLTDNTNRTLTSIRTIFNKNGGSLGESGSVAYMFDRQGYIVIEREGLDLDEDEMLMNVIEAGGEDMTTSDEVFEISTEASDFTDVRDALEAQGFKLAQAEITMVAKTMLELPEDKASQLENLIDLLEDDDDVQNVHYNTELAE from the coding sequence TTGGCAGGACATAATAAATGGAGCAAGATTAAAAATAAAAAAGGTGCAACCGATGCTAAACGGGCGAAAGTATTCCAAAAACTTTCTCGTGAAATTTATGTAGCAACGAAAGCGGGTGGACCTGATCCAGAATCAAACCCATCTTTACGTTTGGTTATGGATAAAGCAAAAGCAGCGAACATGCCTAACGACAATGTAAACCGTGCGATTGAAAAAGGTTCAAGTAACAATGCTGGTGAAGATTATGATGAAATCACTTACGAAGGTTATGGACCAGGCGGTATTGCCATTTTAGTTGAAACCTTAACTGATAATACCAACCGTACTTTAACCAGTATACGTACTATCTTTAACAAAAATGGTGGTTCATTAGGTGAATCAGGTTCAGTTGCTTACATGTTTGACCGTCAAGGTTACATCGTGATTGAGCGTGAAGGTTTAGACCTTGACGAAGATGAAATGTTAATGAACGTAATCGAAGCTGGTGGGGAAGACATGACAACTTCAGATGAAGTATTTGAAATTTCTACAGAAGCTTCTGACTTCACTGATGTTCGTGACGCCTTAGAAGCGCAAGGATTCAAATTAGCACAAGCTGAAATCACAATGGTAGCTAAAACAATGTTAGAACTACCTGAAGATAAAGCCAGCCAACTTGAAAACTTGATCGACTTATTAGAAGACGACGATGATGTACAAAATGTACATTACAATACAGAATTAGCTGAATAA
- a CDS encoding diacylglycerol/lipid kinase family protein: MSKVMLIINPSSGKGAGKEIQSDLEKALSASFDDVETRFTEGEGDAKDWAREASDEGCEAVVVVGGDGTVNEGISGIAEADSTIKFGFIPLGTANDLARALGISLEPQKAAEDLANFKTRKIDIAKINDLYFCNVAAIGSIPTAVMETSSEEKSKFGFFAYVRDSMRAVLNDNQYTYKLVLDDDEEIEISTKVLVIALTNSVGSFENMIAGARPDDGLLHIMTLKDENLLAELPGMLQELNGGYISEANNMITYNVKKVSISVVNEDADEVKVNIDGEVGPALPINIEVLPSHVEVMVPNK; encoded by the coding sequence ATGTCTAAAGTAATGTTGATTATTAACCCCTCATCAGGAAAAGGTGCGGGTAAAGAGATTCAAAGTGATTTAGAAAAAGCCTTGTCTGCTTCATTTGATGACGTTGAAACAAGATTCACTGAAGGAGAAGGCGACGCCAAAGACTGGGCTCGAGAAGCTAGTGATGAAGGCTGCGAAGCTGTTGTCGTCGTTGGTGGTGATGGGACTGTTAACGAAGGGATTTCAGGAATCGCTGAAGCAGATTCAACCATTAAATTTGGCTTCATTCCACTTGGGACAGCCAATGATTTAGCACGTGCCTTAGGAATTAGTCTAGAACCTCAAAAAGCAGCTGAAGACCTGGCTAATTTTAAAACGCGAAAAATTGATATCGCTAAAATAAACGACCTATACTTCTGTAATGTGGCCGCTATTGGATCAATTCCAACAGCAGTAATGGAAACCTCAAGTGAAGAAAAATCAAAATTTGGTTTCTTCGCCTATGTGCGTGATTCAATGCGTGCTGTATTAAACGATAACCAGTACACCTACAAATTAGTCTTAGACGACGATGAAGAGATTGAAATCTCAACAAAAGTATTAGTGATTGCCTTAACAAACAGTGTAGGTTCATTTGAAAACATGATTGCTGGTGCAAGACCAGATGACGGCTTATTACATATCATGACCTTAAAAGATGAAAACTTATTAGCTGAATTACCAGGTATGCTACAAGAATTAAACGGCGGGTATATCTCTGAAGCCAATAACATGATTACGTATAACGTAAAAAAAGTGTCTATCTCGGTCGTTAATGAAGACGCGGACGAAGTGAAAGTGAATATTGACGGTGAGGTTGGTCCAGCGTTACCAATTAACATCGAAGTATTACCATCACATGTGGAAGTAATGGTGCCTAATAAATAG